One genomic window of Medicago truncatula cultivar Jemalong A17 chromosome 1, MtrunA17r5.0-ANR, whole genome shotgun sequence includes the following:
- the LOC11430371 gene encoding geraniol 8-hydroxylase, translating to MGADIDIGEAIDIGTIVFKTTINLLSNTIFSVDLIQSNGAAGEFKDLATDITKLAGTPNVADFFPVLNMLDPQGLKRRQTKNVRKVLDIFEDLINQRLKMREGTCVDTCKDMLDAMLNISKLNEFMDKNMIHHLSLDIFVAGTDTTTSTLEWAMAELINNPEAMRKAKKELEETIGCGVPLEESNISNLPYLHAIIKETLRKHPPVPFLLPRKAERDVEICGYTIPKDAQVLVNMWTICKDPTLWENPTLFSPERFMGSDIDVKGRNYEVAPFGGGRRICPGLQLANRMLMLMLGSLINSFDWELEGGMKPEDMNMDDKFGITLQKAQPLRIVPLKLSN from the exons ATGGGTGCAG ACATAGATATTGGTGAAGCAATAGATATTGGAACAATAGTGTTCAAGACTACCATCAATTTATTATCAAACACTATTTTCTCTGTAGATTTGATTCAATCTAATGGTGCAGCTGGAGAGTTTAAGGATTTGGCGACCGATATTACCAAACTTGCAGGAACACCAAATGTGGCAGATTTTTTTCCTGTATTGAATATGCTTGATCCACAAGGCCTAAAAAGAagacaaacaaaaaatgtaagaaaagtGTTAGACATCTTTGAAGACTTGATTAATCAACGTTTGAAGATGAGGGAAGGCACATGTGTAGACACATGCAAAGACATGTTAGATGCCATGCTCAACATTTCTAAGTTGAATGAGTTTATGGACAAAAATATGATACACCATCTATCACTT GATATATTTGTTGCCGGAACAGatacaacaacatcaacattaGAATGGGCAATGGCGGAGCTTATCAACAATCCTGAAGCTATGCGAAAAGCTAAGAAAGAGTTGGAAGAAACGATTGGGTGCGGTGTGCCACTTGAAGAGTCAAATATCTCTAATCTCCCATACTTACATGCAATAATAAAAGAGACACTTAGAAAGCATCCACCAGTTCCATTTTTACTACCAAGAAAAGCTGAGAGAGATGTTGAGATATGTGGCTACACTATTCCAAAAGATGCACAAGTGCTAGTTAATATGTGGACAATTTGTAAGGATCCAACATTGTGGGAGAATCCAACTTTGTTCTCTCCAGAAAGGTTTATGGGATCGGATATTGATGTGAAAGGAAGGAATTATGAGGTTGCTCCATTTGGTGGTGGGAGGAGAATTTGTCCAGGTTTGCAATTGGCTAATAggatgttaatgttaatgttgGGTTCACTGATTAACTCATTTGATTGGGAGCTTGAAGGTGGCATGAAACCAGAAGATATGAACATGGATGATAAATTTGGGATTACTCTACAAAAGGCTCAACCACTTCGAATTGTTCCTCTCAAACTAAGTAACTAA
- the LOC11428551 gene encoding pentatricopeptide repeat-containing protein At1g22960, mitochondrial encodes MTLSFRPSSTTFFSKTITLFLKPHFRFYPFSTNPQIDNSVNPHFHSAVTQPEFLLRVLNSVKHRPLTALRFFRWVEKQPNFHRSETAFVAILDILAKNGFMKPAYWVMEKAIEVKVDGGVLDVLVGIGCGRNSEVSVKLLDLLIQVFAKKLILEKCLMVFYKMVNNGLLPDVRNCNRVLKLLKDKSMVNEVEEVYSVMIKCQIRPTIVTFNTMMDSRCKEGEVGRAVEVLDVMRMFGCDPNDVSYNVLVNGLSGKGEFDRAKELIEQMSMLGLKVSAHTYNPLIRGFCKKEMFEEANDLRREMLGRGALPTVVTYNTIMYSLCRLGRVSDARRYLDVMVNEDLMPDLVSYNTLIYGYSRLGNFAEALLLFSELRSKNLVPSVVTYNTLIDGGCRTGNLDIAKGMKDDMIKHGLCPDVVTFTILVRGFCQMGNLPMAKELFDEMLSRGLKPDCIAYTTRIVGELKLGNPSKAFGMKEEMKAEGFPPDLITYNVLINGLCKLGNFDDANELVQKMRLEGIVPDHVTYTSIIHAHLISGLLRKAEEVFSDMLKKGIHPSVVTYTVLIHSYAVRGRLDFAKKYFDEMQDKGVSPNVITYNALIYGLCKENMMDVAYNLFAEMESKGVSPNKYTYTILINENSNLQYWQDALKLYKDMLDREIKPDSCTHSALMKHLSKDYKLLAVLRLENVIREGE; translated from the coding sequence ATGACCCTCTCATTCAGACCTTCTTCTACAACCTTCTTCTCTAAAACCATAACCCTTTTTCTCAAACCCCATTTCCGATTCTACCCTTTCTCCACAAACCCCCAAATCGATAACTCCGTTAACCCCCATTTCCATTCCGCCGTTACTCAACCTGAATTCCTCCTCCGTGTTCTCAACTCCGTCAAACACCGTCCCTTAACCGCACTTCGCTTCTTTCGTTGGGTTGAAAAACAACCTAACTTTCACCGATCTGAAACTGCTTTCGTTGCGATTCTCGATATTCTCGCGAAAAACGGGTTTATGAAGCCTGCTTATTGGGTTATGGAGAAAGCAATTGAAGTGAAAGTCGACGGTGGTGTTTTGGATGTTTTAGTTGGTATTGGCTGTGGAAGAAATTCAGAGGTATCTGTTAAGCTTTTGGATTTATTAATACAGGTTTTCgcgaaaaaattgattttggagaAGTGTTTGATGGTTTTTTATAAAATGGTTAATAATGGGTTGTTGCCTGATGTTAGGAATTGTAATAGGGTTTTGAAATTGCTTAAGGATAAGAGTATGGTGAATGAGGTTGAGGAGGTTTATAGTGTAATGATTAAGTGTCAAATTAGGCCGACAATTGTTACTTTTAATACTATGATGGATTCGCGTTGTAAAGAAGGCGAAGTTGGAAGAGCGGTTGAGGTATTGGATGTGATGCGAATGTTTGGGTGTGATCCGAATGATGTGAGTTATAATGTTTTGGTGAATGGGTTGTCGGGGAAAGGGGAGTTTGACCGGGCGaaggaattgattgagcagatGTCAATGTTGGGACTTAAGGTTTCAGCTCACACGTATAATCCTTTGATTCGTGGGTTTTGTAAGAAAGAGATGTTTGAGGAAGCTAATGATCTCAGGAGGGAGATGTTGGGTAGAGGAGCTTTGCCTACGGTGGTGACGTACAATACGATTATGTACAGTCTTTGTAGGCTGGGAAGAGTGAGTGATGCGAGGCGGTATTTGGATGTTATGGTAAATGAGGATTTGATGCCTGACTTAGTTTCGTATAATACTTTAATTTATGGTTACAGCAGGTTGGGAAACTTTGCGGAGGCTTTACTGTTGTTTAGTGAGTTAAGATCTAAAAATCTTGTTCCGAGTGTTGTGACCTATAACACACTTATAGACGGTGGTTGCAGAACGGGGAACTTGGATATCGCCAAGGGGATGAAAGATGATATGATCAAACACGGGCTTTGTCCTGATGTGGTCACTTTTACAATTCTTGTTAGGGGATTTTGCCAGATGGGGAACTTGCCAATGGCTAAGGaactgtttgatgaaatgttgaGTAGAGGATTGAAGCCGGATTGTATTGCTTACACGACTAGGATAGTAGGTGAACTCAAGCTTGGTAATCCATCTAAGGCTTTTGGCATGAAGGAGGAAATGAAGGCCGAGGGCTTTCCGCCTGATTTAATCAcgtacaatgtcttaatcaaTGGGCTCTGTAAATTGGGCAATTTTGATGACGCAAATGAACTCGTGCAGAAAATGCGCCTCGAAGGTATTGTTCCAGATCATGTGACTTATACTAGCATCATCCATGCTCACTTGATATCTGGGCTTCTTAGGAAGGCTGAAGAGGTGTTCTCTGATATGTTAAAGAAAGGTATACACCCTTCTGTTGTGACTTACACAGTTTTGATTCATTCATATGCTGTTAGGGGAAGGCTGGATTTTGCTAAGAAGTACTTCGATGAGATGCAAGACAAGGGTGTTTCTCCAAATGTGATCACCTACAATGCTTTAATCTATGGACTTTGCAAAGAGAATATGATGGATGTTGCATACAATTTATTTGCAGAAATGGAATCAAAGGGTGTTTCTCCAAATAAGTATACATACACTATTTTGATAAATGAGAATAGCAACTTGCAGTATTGGCAGGACGCTTTGAAGTTGTACAAGGATATGCTAGACAGAGAAATAAAGCCCGATTCATGCACACATAGTGCACTAATGAAGCATCTAAGCAAAGACTATAAATTGCTTGCAGTTCTGCGTCTTGAGAATGTAATTAGAGAGGGTGAATAA
- the LOC11419825 gene encoding glutamic acid-rich protein, translating into MAGRGGGWGFRGRGRGAYVRPVPFVVYPEDIKLPDVKKADASTTRLCKLDLEFDNFFKSAPYFLEEKAELKGRKRKMHVQRFSDKKKTIFTRDSLPQVLVYDEFIKELVPGKTILSRKKRTWNPEEGQKKLAAMFDDIEKSRLEDSKRRKEEKVEESEDEEEIEGSSDSEGDFRDGDYNKNNDFDDDDDDFNPNDDGPDEPEYGE; encoded by the exons ATGGCTGGCAGAGGAGGAGGATGGGGATTCCGTGGACGTGGAAGAGGCGCATATGTCCGACCAGTCCCATTTGTTGTTTATCCTGAG GATATTAAGTTGCCTGATGTTAAAAAAGCCGATGCTTCTACGACACGGTTATGTAAATTGGATCttgaatttgataatttttttaaatccgCTCCTTATTTCTTGGAGGAGAAGGCAGAATTGAAGG GGCGCAAAAGAAAGATGCACGTACAAAGATTCTCTGACAAGAAGAAGACCATTTTTACTCGTGATTCTCTGCCACaggttttagtttacgacgaaTTTATTAAGGAGTTGGTTCCAG GTAAAACTATTCTGAGCCGGAAAAAACGTACATGGAACCCAGAAGAAG GTCAGAAAAAACTGGCGGCAATGTTTGATGATATAGAGAAGAGTCGCCTG GAAGATAGTAAAAGAAGAAAGGAGGAAAAAGTTGAAGAAagtgaagatgaagaggaaATTGAAGGGAGTAGCGATTCCGAAGGCGATTTTAGAGATGGTGATTATAATAAG AATAATGACTTTGACGACGATGATGACGATTTTAATCCCAACGATGATGGGCCTG ATGAACCTGAATATGGAGAATGA